One stretch of Siphonobacter curvatus DNA includes these proteins:
- the ribD gene encoding bifunctional diaminohydroxyphosphoribosylaminopyrimidine deaminase/5-amino-6-(5-phosphoribosylamino)uracil reductase RibD → MDELFMQRALELAQLGQGTVAPNPMVGCVIVHENRIIGEGWHRQYGQAHAEVNALNDVTERDLLPQATVYVTLEPCSHYGKTPPCADRLVSEGVRRVVICNDDPNPLVAGRGIRKLREAGIEVETGVLAAEGRRINRRFLTYFEENRPFLILKWAETADGYLAGREGQPLQISNAVSRRLLHKWRTEEDAFLVGTRTLQADNPQLNARLWPGRNPVRIGLDRALNLPDTFHFLDDSQVTLVYNQSETRQTERTQWVVTDSWDLPTLIQDLRQRSIQSVVIEGGPTLLQSFIEQNLWDEIRIFRSSVRLGSGLAAPDFCGTLLQKDRLLTDELSIWAPL, encoded by the coding sequence ATGGATGAACTTTTCATGCAACGGGCTCTGGAACTGGCCCAGTTAGGTCAGGGTACCGTGGCACCGAACCCGATGGTAGGCTGCGTGATTGTGCACGAAAACCGCATTATCGGCGAAGGCTGGCACCGTCAGTATGGACAGGCTCACGCGGAAGTCAATGCTCTGAATGACGTTACCGAACGGGACTTGCTCCCGCAAGCGACCGTGTACGTAACGCTCGAACCTTGTTCACACTACGGCAAAACGCCGCCCTGTGCTGACCGCCTTGTCAGTGAAGGCGTGCGACGGGTAGTGATTTGTAATGATGATCCAAATCCGCTGGTGGCGGGTCGGGGTATCCGGAAATTACGGGAAGCGGGTATCGAAGTCGAAACGGGGGTTTTAGCCGCTGAGGGTCGTCGCATCAACCGCCGTTTCCTTACGTATTTTGAAGAAAATCGCCCCTTTTTAATTCTGAAATGGGCTGAAACGGCGGACGGCTATCTGGCCGGACGCGAAGGCCAGCCGCTACAGATTTCCAATGCCGTTTCGCGGCGATTACTGCATAAATGGCGAACGGAAGAAGACGCTTTTCTGGTCGGAACGCGTACCCTTCAGGCCGATAATCCGCAATTGAACGCCCGCCTCTGGCCGGGCCGCAATCCCGTTCGGATTGGTCTGGATCGGGCCCTGAACCTACCGGATACGTTTCATTTTCTGGATGATTCGCAGGTAACGCTGGTGTATAATCAAAGCGAAACTCGTCAGACGGAACGTACGCAGTGGGTGGTAACAGATTCCTGGGATTTGCCCACTCTGATCCAGGACTTACGGCAGCGGTCCATTCAAAGTGTGGTCATCGAGGGCGGCCCTACGCTGCTGCAATCCTTCATCGAACAGAATCTGTGGGATGAAATTCGAATTTTCCGCAGTTCGGTTCGTCTCGGTTCCGGTCTGGCCGCCCCGGATTTCTGCGGCACCCTGCTCCAGAAAGATCGTCTGCTCACAGACGAGCTCAGTATCTGGGCACCGCTGTAA
- a CDS encoding shikimate dehydrogenase family protein, translated as MNLYALIGFPLGHSFSKRYFTEKFQREGLAETHVYELFELPEANELPALVAQWPELKGLNVTIPHKKAVLPFLTELDSLAERIGAVNVIKVQSDGTLKGYNSDYWGFRWSLERWEPFQQLQPKKALILGDGGATKAVRIALEDLGITYKTVSRKESDSFLNYSDLNADVLAEYSLIINATPLGTYPNVDACPDLPYASLTEQNLLYDLVYNPEETLFMKRGAEHGAATHNGYRMLELQAEKSWEIWNE; from the coding sequence ATGAACCTCTACGCCTTGATCGGCTTTCCGCTCGGACATTCCTTCTCCAAACGGTATTTCACTGAGAAATTTCAACGGGAAGGCTTAGCCGAAACACACGTTTACGAACTATTCGAATTACCCGAAGCAAACGAATTACCGGCTTTAGTAGCTCAGTGGCCGGAACTAAAAGGGCTGAACGTAACCATTCCGCACAAAAAAGCCGTACTGCCCTTCCTGACCGAACTAGACTCGCTGGCCGAGCGAATCGGTGCTGTCAACGTCATTAAAGTACAATCCGATGGTACGCTGAAAGGTTATAACTCCGACTACTGGGGTTTTCGCTGGTCGCTAGAACGCTGGGAGCCTTTTCAACAATTACAACCGAAAAAAGCCCTGATTCTGGGGGATGGGGGAGCCACCAAAGCCGTTCGTATCGCTCTGGAAGATCTGGGCATTACGTACAAAACGGTATCACGGAAAGAGTCCGATTCGTTTCTGAATTACTCGGATTTAAACGCGGATGTACTGGCCGAATATTCGCTCATCATTAACGCCACGCCGCTGGGCACGTACCCTAACGTCGACGCCTGTCCGGACCTGCCGTACGCGTCACTGACCGAACAGAACCTCCTGTACGATCTGGTCTATAATCCGGAAGAAACGCTCTTTATGAAACGTGGAGCTGAACACGGAGCTGCCACGCACAACGGATACCGCATGCTGGAATTACAGGCTGAGAAGTCCTGGGAAATCTGGAATGAATAA
- a CDS encoding VTT domain-containing protein has product MEIIKGLLDFLMHLDRYLDVWVNEYGLLTYGILFLIVFVETGFIVMPLLPGDSLLFAAGALAARDTNELSVGIIIPLLIVAALMGDNLNYFVGKYFSNFIRSRERILFFKREYLYKTEEYYAKYGGQTVIIARFVPIVRTIAPFVAGAGSMTYGRYIFFCVAGAVLWVTSISLLGYFFGNLEFVKKNFEIVVFGIIGLSVLPIIWGILKEKFMTKKTV; this is encoded by the coding sequence ATGGAAATTATTAAAGGATTGTTGGATTTCCTCATGCACCTGGATCGTTATCTGGACGTGTGGGTAAATGAGTACGGATTGCTGACCTACGGCATTCTTTTTCTAATCGTTTTCGTGGAAACCGGCTTCATTGTCATGCCTCTGTTGCCCGGCGATTCGCTATTGTTTGCTGCCGGAGCACTGGCGGCCCGCGATACCAATGAGCTTTCGGTAGGGATAATTATTCCCTTGTTGATTGTCGCGGCTTTGATGGGCGACAACCTCAATTACTTTGTTGGCAAGTACTTCTCCAATTTCATTCGATCGAGAGAACGGATTCTGTTTTTCAAACGGGAATACCTGTACAAAACCGAAGAATACTACGCCAAATACGGCGGACAAACGGTGATTATCGCCCGTTTCGTACCGATCGTTCGGACGATTGCTCCCTTCGTTGCTGGAGCCGGTAGTATGACTTACGGACGGTACATTTTCTTCTGCGTAGCGGGAGCCGTACTTTGGGTAACGAGTATTTCGCTACTGGGCTACTTCTTTGGTAACCTGGAATTTGTGAAGAAAAATTTCGAGATTGTTGTTTTTGGAATCATCGGTCTTTCAGTATTACCTATCATTTGGGGAATCTTGAAAGAGAAATTTATGACGAAGAAAACGGTATAA
- a CDS encoding phosphosulfolactate synthase: MNYHLNQIPERTEKPRQSGLTMAMDKGLSIRQAEDFLDIAADHVDIVKLGWATSFVTPKLKEKLKVYKEAGIPVYFGGTLFEAFVIRGQFDDYRRVIDEFGLTHAEVSDGSIDMPQDEKLQYISTLSKQVTVLSEVGSKDEAKIIPPYKWIQLMNAELAAGAWKVIGEAREGGNVGLFRSSGEVRQGLVEEILTQVPAEHIIWEAPQKAQQVWFVQLLGANVNLGNIAPNEVISVETIRLGLRGDTFSHFLNMEKDC, translated from the coding sequence ATGAATTACCATTTAAATCAAATTCCCGAGCGTACCGAGAAGCCCCGGCAGTCTGGATTAACCATGGCTATGGACAAAGGGCTAAGTATCAGACAAGCAGAAGACTTTCTGGATATTGCTGCCGATCATGTAGACATTGTAAAGCTGGGCTGGGCGACGTCTTTCGTAACGCCTAAGCTGAAAGAAAAATTGAAAGTTTACAAGGAAGCTGGCATCCCGGTTTACTTCGGCGGTACTCTTTTTGAAGCGTTCGTTATTCGGGGTCAGTTTGATGATTACCGACGCGTAATCGACGAATTTGGCTTGACGCACGCGGAAGTCTCTGACGGCTCGATTGATATGCCTCAAGATGAGAAACTACAGTACATCAGTACCTTATCAAAACAGGTAACCGTACTTTCAGAAGTAGGATCGAAGGATGAGGCGAAGATTATTCCGCCGTATAAGTGGATTCAACTCATGAACGCCGAACTGGCGGCTGGTGCCTGGAAAGTGATCGGCGAAGCCCGCGAAGGCGGTAACGTTGGTTTATTCCGCTCTTCGGGAGAGGTTCGTCAAGGCCTAGTGGAAGAAATTCTCACGCAGGTTCCCGCCGAACACATCATCTGGGAAGCTCCCCAGAAGGCTCAACAGGTGTGGTTTGTACAACTTTTGGGTGCCAATGTGAACCTCGGAAACATTGCTCCAAATGAGGTTATTTCGGTGGAAACCATTCGCTTAGGCCTCCGGGGGGATACCTTCTCGCATTTTCTGAATATGGAAAAAGACTGTTAA
- a CDS encoding TetR/AcrR family transcriptional regulator yields the protein MGIQERKEREKQEMRELILRTAKQVFIEEGYEKTSIRTIADRIEYSPATIYLYYKDKDQLLFAIHELGFDALIESFRSLQEIVDPLERFRQLGYQYVQFAIDNPEMYDLMFISYSPMNALEKAPQGSTWDCGHESFRTLCVIIQENMEQGLIRTNDLYVTALSVWSFVHGLASLHIRNRLKLFPESLNTQYLINQSLDLLITSLKV from the coding sequence ATGGGTATACAGGAACGGAAAGAGCGGGAGAAGCAGGAAATGCGGGAATTGATTCTGCGAACGGCCAAGCAGGTGTTTATTGAAGAAGGGTACGAGAAGACGTCCATTCGTACCATTGCGGACCGGATTGAATACAGTCCTGCCACCATTTATCTATACTATAAGGATAAAGATCAATTATTATTTGCGATTCATGAACTAGGTTTCGACGCTTTGATTGAATCCTTTCGGAGCTTACAGGAAATCGTTGATCCATTGGAGCGGTTCCGGCAATTAGGCTATCAATATGTACAGTTTGCGATTGACAACCCAGAGATGTATGACTTGATGTTTATTTCTTACTCTCCCATGAATGCTCTGGAAAAGGCTCCGCAAGGAAGTACCTGGGATTGCGGACATGAGTCCTTCCGTACACTTTGCGTGATTATTCAGGAAAATATGGAGCAAGGGCTGATTCGAACTAACGACTTGTATGTGACAGCTTTGTCGGTCTGGTCGTTTGTACATGGGTTGGCGTCCTTACATATTCGAAATCGATTGAAGTTATTTCCGGAAAGTTTGAATACCCAGTATCTGATTAACCAATCCCTTGACCTGTTGATCACCTCATTGAAAGTCTAA
- a CDS encoding NAD-dependent epimerase/dehydratase family protein — protein sequence MQTILGSGGAVSIPLAQHLRTYTDEIRLVSRTPQRVNPTDMLVPANLLNAAEVDAAVAGSSIVYLTAGLSYRTKLWQEQWPIVIQNVLQACRNHQARLVFLDNIYALGYVQGPMTEDTPLNPVSKKGEVRAKIARQLQGENQAGNVEILIARAPDFYGPNVKTSVIDITVIQNLKKGKKAQWLVNSEVKHSFIFTPDAGHAMALLGNTPEAFGQIWHLPTAAPALTGAEFIAACAQELGVSSKFTTLPKWMVQLGGLFVPDLKESVEMLYQYEHEYLFDSSKFEKHFDFQPTSYQEGIRISTRA from the coding sequence ATGCAAACGATTCTTGGTTCTGGCGGAGCTGTGTCCATTCCACTCGCCCAACACCTGCGTACCTACACCGACGAAATTCGTCTGGTAAGCCGAACACCCCAGCGGGTCAATCCCACGGATATGCTTGTTCCGGCCAATCTACTTAATGCCGCTGAGGTTGATGCGGCAGTTGCTGGCTCATCCATTGTTTATCTGACGGCGGGCCTATCCTATCGAACCAAACTCTGGCAGGAACAATGGCCCATCGTCATCCAAAACGTACTTCAGGCTTGTCGTAACCATCAGGCTCGACTGGTCTTTTTAGATAATATTTATGCACTGGGATACGTACAGGGACCCATGACTGAAGATACGCCCCTAAATCCCGTCAGTAAAAAAGGGGAAGTTCGGGCCAAGATTGCCCGGCAGCTACAGGGGGAAAATCAGGCGGGCAACGTCGAGATTCTGATTGCCCGGGCTCCAGACTTTTACGGTCCCAATGTCAAAACCAGCGTGATTGACATTACCGTTATTCAGAATCTTAAAAAAGGGAAGAAAGCTCAGTGGCTGGTGAATAGCGAAGTAAAGCATTCCTTCATTTTTACACCCGATGCGGGTCACGCGATGGCTTTGCTGGGCAATACCCCTGAAGCCTTTGGTCAAATCTGGCATTTGCCGACGGCGGCACCCGCTCTTACCGGAGCTGAATTCATTGCGGCTTGTGCTCAGGAACTCGGCGTTTCTTCCAAATTTACTACGCTTCCTAAATGGATGGTTCAACTGGGCGGTCTCTTCGTGCCCGACTTGAAAGAGAGCGTTGAAATGCTGTATCAATATGAGCACGAGTACCTGTTTGACAGCAGTAAGTTTGAAAAACACTTCGATTTTCAACCGACCTCTTATCAGGAAGGTATACGTATATCCACTCGGGCTTAA